Proteins encoded in a region of the Ornithodoros turicata isolate Travis chromosome 3, ASM3712646v1, whole genome shotgun sequence genome:
- the LOC135388720 gene encoding GPN-loop GTPase 2-like: MKFGQVVIGPPGSGKTSYCKAMQEFMTSLGRKVAVINIDPANDVLPYEASVDISCLIRLDDVMERLKLGPNGSFVYCMEHLEMNLDWLLEQMNTYGDRYFLIDCPGQVELYTHHNSVKNIMASLQKNDFRITAVHLVDSHYCSDPSKFIAVLLTSLSTMLQIELPHVNILSKVDLIEKYGKLQFGLDFYTDVLNLSHLADTLSDDPVMKKYKMLNEAIAGVVEYYGLVSFVPLDIQDKECMWNVLKTCDKANGYIFGQSEEQNLQKMLTSALRTDTESQDIIARLHERLTTAGTKTVINNEDITDCAEILSDNDSS; the protein is encoded by the exons ATGAAATTTGGACAAGTGGTAATAGGGCCTCCGGGCTCGGGGAAAACGAGCTACTGCAAAGCAATGCAAGAGTTCATGACGTCGCTGGGGCGGAAAGTAGCCGTAATCAACATAGATCCCGCAAACGACGTGCTACCTTACGAAGCATCAGTTGACATTTCCTGCTTAATTCGACTGGATGACGTCATGGAAAGGCTGAAATTGGGTCCAAATGGGAGCTTTGTATATTGCATGGAACATTTGGAAATGAATTTAGACTGGCTACTGGAGCAAATGAACACGTATGGAGATCGTTATTTTCTCATCGACTGCCCGGGACAG GTTGAGCTCTACACACACCACAATAGTGTCAAGAATATCATGGCAAGCCTGCAAAAAAACGATTTCAGAATAACTGCCGTTCACCTAGTCGACTCTCACTACTGCAGCGACCCCTCAAAATTTATTGCCGTTTTGTTGACGTCACTGTCCACGATGCTTCAAA TTGAGTTGCCGCACGTTAACATCCTGTCCAAAGTAGACCTCATAGAAAAGTATGGCAAACTCCAGTTTGGACTGGACTTCTACACAGATGTCTTAAATCTGTCTCATTTAGCCGACACACTTTCT GATGATCCGGTCATGAAAAAATACAAAATGCTCAATGAGGCCATAGCTGGTGTCGTAGAGTATTATGGCTTGGTGTCCTTTGTACCACTCGACATCCAG GATAAGGAGTGCATGTGGAACGTCCTCAAGACCTGCGACAAAGCAAATGGCTACATCTTCGGACAGTCGGAAGAGCAGAACTTGCAAAAGATGTTGACTTCCGCTCTGCGTACTGACACGGAGTCTCAGGACATCATAGCGAGGCTCCACGAGAGACTGACCACAGCTGGCACTAAGACTGTCATTAATAATGAGGATATTACGGACTGTGCCGAAATCCTAAGCGACAATGACAGTTCCTGA
- the LOC135388722 gene encoding COMM domain-containing protein 10-like isoform X2, protein MTVSMFAKTASLRRAVQLINRLDDSKFGALLSRILQKLHLKDERSFSEEEEQKLQKAFSLSNDELTLVLDTLSFILEQAAFHTAKPSVLHAQLEDLELSEAKVNCIVQAWSSTAKQVIERLKRRTIAEHQLSDVNVELRVQGAQRTASHMKSPKALMDLVVSSGAAHDHLLLQFSHQQLYNLYTKLEQIQAHLDTLM, encoded by the exons ATGACTGTGTCTATGTTCGCCAAAACCGCCAG CTTGCGGCGGGCTGTACAGCTAATAAATAGACTAGACGATTCAAAATTTGGAGCCCTCTTGTCGCGCATCCTGCAAAAGTTGCACTTAAAG gatGAACGGAGTTTCAGTGAAGAGGAAGAGCAAAAGCTTCAGAAAGCATTTTCCTTGAGCAACGATGAGCTCACCCTAGTTTTGGATACATTGTCATTTATTCTGGAACAG GCTGCTTTTCACACTGCAAAGCCGTCAGTGCTTCATGCTCAACTTGAAGATTTGGAGCTCAGCGAAGCGAAG GTGAACTGCATCGTACAGGCCTGGTCTTCAACAGCCAAACAAGTAATTGAGCGACTCAAACGACGCACCATTGCTGAGCACCAG CTAAGTGACGTGAATGTTGAGCTGCGTGTACAAGGTGCACAAAGGACGGCTTCGCACATGAAGTCCCCAAAGGCTCTCATGGACCTTGTTGTTTCAAGTGGAGCAGCCCATGATCACTTGCTGCTTCAGTTTTCCCATCAACAACTTTATAACCTCTACACCAAG TTGGAACAGATCCAGGCTCATCTTGACACTTTGATGTAG